One Glaciihabitans arcticus DNA window includes the following coding sequences:
- the otsB gene encoding trehalose-phosphatase, with protein MVDVDTPPRFSRLPEPLVGALRELARTPRLLVALDFDGTLAPEVDEPDRARALPEARAAVLRLLGMPRTRVALVSGRSLASLEHVSQLPDHALLIGSHGIEIRLDDPADHLSLNTAELKRVDLLHEVLAEVADSIDQVWLEPKPAGFALHTRLATEHNSRVAHLVARSEAAAELDDLTVRNGKNVLEFSVRSTTKGEAIEHLREYTRASAVFFAGDDVTDEDGFAALGADDLGLKAGEGSTLANYRVKGPTEIARALSLLADLREGDVHEQ; from the coding sequence ATGGTCGACGTCGACACGCCTCCGCGCTTCTCGCGACTGCCCGAGCCGCTCGTCGGTGCGCTGCGCGAACTCGCGCGCACCCCGCGCCTGCTCGTCGCCCTCGACTTCGACGGCACCCTCGCGCCCGAGGTGGATGAACCGGACCGCGCACGCGCTCTGCCCGAGGCGCGAGCCGCCGTGCTGCGCCTGCTCGGGATGCCCCGCACCCGCGTCGCCCTCGTCTCGGGTCGCTCCCTCGCAAGCCTCGAACACGTGTCGCAGTTGCCGGACCACGCGTTGTTGATCGGCTCGCACGGTATCGAGATCCGGCTCGACGATCCCGCCGATCACCTGTCCCTGAACACCGCCGAGCTCAAGCGCGTGGATCTCCTGCACGAGGTGCTCGCGGAGGTTGCCGACTCGATCGACCAGGTCTGGCTCGAGCCGAAGCCTGCGGGTTTCGCGCTGCACACGCGCCTCGCGACGGAGCACAACTCCCGCGTCGCCCACCTCGTGGCGCGCAGCGAGGCGGCCGCCGAGCTCGACGACCTCACGGTGCGCAACGGCAAGAACGTGCTCGAGTTCTCCGTGCGCTCGACGACCAAGGGCGAGGCGATCGAGCACCTGCGCGAGTACACCCGTGCCTCCGCCGTGTTCTTCGCGGGCGACGACGTGACCGACGAGGACGGCTTCGCGGCCCTCGGTGCAGACGACCTCGGCCTCAAGGCGGGCGAGGGTTCGACGCTCGCCAACTACCGGGTCAAGGGGCCGACCGAGATCGCGCGCGCCCTCAGCCTGCTCGCCGACCTCCGCGAGGGCGACGTCCACGAGCAGTAA
- a CDS encoding magnesium transporter CorA family protein, with product MATTRLYKNGVLALDDFPVADISDHIAQKGCAVWADFISPTEEDLAAIREELGLHELAVEDAVHDHQRPKLDHYDSHLFLAAYSVKLDPDTGELHRTEVKAFITPTALVTVHDGSFDIADVVRRWDDDRELAKNGVSYLLWGLLDSIVDGHFDAVQQLDAEIESLEDALFDERPRDGEVQRRSFELRKSLVLLRRVVLPMREVVNTILRRDLEVMSPAMQPYFQDIYDHVLRATEWTESLRDLVTTILETNISIQGNRMNLIMKKVTSWAAIIAVPTAITGFFGQNLQFLGYGTGWGTWLSLGLIAVTSLSLYLSFKKRDWL from the coding sequence ATGGCGACTACTCGGCTGTACAAGAACGGCGTGCTCGCCCTCGACGACTTTCCGGTCGCCGACATCTCCGACCACATCGCGCAGAAGGGTTGCGCGGTCTGGGCGGACTTCATCTCCCCGACCGAAGAGGACCTTGCCGCGATCAGGGAGGAGCTCGGCCTGCACGAGCTCGCTGTCGAAGACGCCGTGCACGACCACCAGCGCCCGAAGCTCGACCACTACGACTCGCACCTGTTTCTCGCCGCCTACTCGGTAAAGCTCGATCCCGATACCGGCGAGCTGCACCGCACCGAGGTCAAGGCCTTCATCACCCCTACCGCCCTCGTCACCGTGCACGACGGCAGCTTCGACATCGCCGACGTGGTCCGCCGGTGGGACGATGACAGGGAGCTCGCGAAGAACGGCGTCTCCTACCTGCTGTGGGGCCTCCTCGATTCGATAGTGGATGGGCACTTCGATGCCGTGCAGCAGCTCGACGCCGAGATCGAGTCCCTCGAAGACGCCCTCTTCGACGAGCGCCCGCGCGATGGCGAGGTGCAGCGCCGGTCGTTCGAGCTGCGCAAGAGCCTCGTGCTGCTGCGACGCGTGGTGCTTCCGATGCGGGAGGTGGTGAACACCATCCTGCGCCGCGACCTCGAAGTCATGTCCCCCGCGATGCAGCCGTACTTCCAGGACATCTACGACCACGTGCTGCGGGCGACGGAGTGGACCGAGTCGCTGCGCGACCTCGTCACAACGATCCTCGAGACGAACATCTCCATCCAAGGCAACCGGATGAACCTCATCATGAAGAAGGTCACGAGCTGGGCGGCGATCATCGCCGTTCCGACCGCCATCACGGGGTTCTTCGGACAGAACCTGCAGTTCCTCGGATACGGCACGGGATGGGGTACCTGGCTGTCGCTCGGGCTCATCGCCGTGACATCCCTGTCCCTGTATCTGTCGTTCAAGAAGCGGGACTGGCTCTGA
- a CDS encoding GIY-YIG nuclease family protein, producing the protein MYILRCADGSYYVGSTRNSLDHRLWQHSTGNGCKYTSTRLPIELVYAEEYDRVSDAYAREKQVQGWSRRKREALIAGEYDALIGLSRKVFPKA; encoded by the coding sequence ATGTACATCCTTCGTTGCGCCGACGGCAGCTATTACGTGGGGAGCACCCGTAACTCCCTGGACCACCGGCTCTGGCAGCACTCCACAGGCAATGGCTGCAAGTACACAAGCACTCGATTGCCGATCGAGCTCGTCTACGCCGAAGAGTACGACCGTGTCTCCGACGCATACGCCCGCGAGAAGCAGGTGCAGGGCTGGTCGAGGCGCAAGCGCGAGGCGCTCATCGCCGGGGAGTACGACGCGTTGATCGGCCTCAGTCGCAAGGTGTTCCCCAAGGCGTGA
- a CDS encoding alpha,alpha-trehalose-phosphate synthase (UDP-forming) encodes MTASKTSEDHDYDFVVVSNRLPVDRVTAPDGTPGWTRSPGGLVTALEPVMREKDGAWVGWAGQPDVALDPFDNEGIRIVPVPLTVEEIANYYEGFSNDTLWPLYHDVIAAPSYHREWWESYVAVNQRFADATAAISAQGATVWVQDYQLQLVPKMLREQRPDLTIGFFNHIPFPPYGIYSQLPWRAQIIEGLLGADVIGFQRVADASNFSRAVRRLTTNVTRNPVIEVVTEGQATRRVIAKAFPISIDASSYEELARQPHIQARAQEIREGLGNPKTIMLGVDRLDYTKGIGHRLKAFGELLTEGRVSVEDVTLVQVASPSRERVKAYMDLRDEIELTVGRINGDFATMSHTAISYHHHGYPRDEMVALYLAADVMLVTALRDGMNLVAKEYCAARFDNDGVLIISEFAGASDELKRALRINPHDIDGLKESILQAIQMPKQERATRMRSLRKRVLEYDVSRWSSTFLTTLAQSRAAQDDYADSPLGELEWTIERPRAAR; translated from the coding sequence ATGACTGCCTCGAAAACCTCCGAAGACCACGACTACGACTTCGTTGTCGTCTCCAATCGCCTTCCCGTCGACAGGGTGACCGCGCCCGATGGGACCCCCGGCTGGACCCGCTCGCCCGGTGGCCTCGTCACCGCGCTCGAGCCGGTCATGCGCGAGAAGGACGGCGCCTGGGTCGGCTGGGCCGGACAGCCCGACGTCGCCCTCGACCCCTTCGACAACGAGGGCATCCGCATCGTGCCGGTGCCGCTTACCGTCGAGGAGATCGCCAACTACTACGAGGGCTTCAGCAACGACACGCTCTGGCCGCTGTACCACGACGTGATCGCGGCCCCCAGCTACCACCGCGAGTGGTGGGAGTCGTACGTCGCCGTCAACCAGCGCTTCGCCGATGCGACCGCCGCGATCAGCGCGCAAGGCGCAACCGTCTGGGTGCAGGACTACCAGCTGCAGCTCGTGCCGAAGATGCTGCGCGAGCAGCGCCCCGACCTGACCATCGGGTTCTTCAACCACATCCCCTTCCCGCCCTACGGCATCTACTCGCAGCTTCCGTGGCGCGCGCAGATCATCGAGGGGCTGCTCGGTGCCGATGTGATCGGTTTCCAGCGGGTGGCGGATGCGTCCAACTTCTCCCGCGCAGTGCGAAGACTCACCACCAACGTGACGCGTAATCCCGTTATCGAGGTCGTCACCGAGGGGCAGGCGACTCGTCGCGTCATCGCGAAGGCGTTCCCGATCTCGATCGATGCCTCGAGCTATGAGGAGCTGGCCCGCCAGCCGCACATCCAGGCTCGCGCGCAGGAGATCCGCGAGGGCCTCGGCAACCCGAAGACGATCATGCTCGGCGTCGACCGACTCGACTACACAAAGGGCATCGGCCACCGTCTGAAGGCCTTCGGCGAACTGCTCACCGAGGGCCGCGTTAGCGTCGAAGACGTCACCCTCGTGCAGGTCGCGAGCCCGAGCCGCGAGCGCGTGAAGGCCTACATGGACCTGCGCGACGAGATCGAGCTGACGGTCGGCCGCATCAACGGCGACTTCGCCACCATGAGCCACACCGCGATCAGCTACCACCACCACGGCTACCCGCGCGACGAGATGGTCGCGCTCTACCTCGCCGCTGACGTCATGCTCGTCACCGCCCTGCGCGACGGCATGAACCTGGTCGCCAAGGAATACTGCGCCGCCCGCTTCGACAACGACGGTGTGCTGATCATCAGCGAATTCGCCGGCGCCTCCGACGAGCTGAAGCGCGCGCTGCGCATCAACCCGCATGACATCGACGGCCTCAAGGAGAGCATCCTGCAGGCGATCCAGATGCCCAAGCAGGAGCGTGCGACGAGGATGCGCTCGCTGCGCAAACGTGTGCTCGAGTACGACGTGTCCCGCTGGTCGTCCACCTTCCTCACCACCCTCGCCCAATCGCGTGCCGCGCAAGACGACTACGCCGACAGCCCGCTCGGCGAACTCGAGTGGACCATCGAACGCCCCCGGGCGGCGCGCTGA